From Coffea arabica cultivar ET-39 chromosome 9c, Coffea Arabica ET-39 HiFi, whole genome shotgun sequence, one genomic window encodes:
- the LOC113707940 gene encoding 15.4 kDa class V heat shock protein-like, which yields MEYSTFYPSTWNSNLTESLLYPYHFIPENYVHWTETPESHIYSADLPGVKKEQIRVEVEDSRYLIIRTEAATGESTEPAKNFIRKFRLPEMVDISGISAGYENGVLTVEVPKSFVRRGFFIEPADMPERMHVLARAA from the exons ATGGAGTACTCAACATTTTATCCTTCAACCTGGAATTCTAACTTAACAGAGTCTCTTCTCTATCCCTATCACTTTATCCCTGAAAATTATGTCCACTGGACTGAAACTCCAGAGTCTCACATTTACTCAGCTGATCTTCCAG GGGTAAAGAAAGAGCAGATAAGAGTGGAAGTTGAAGACTCCAGATACCTGATTATAAGAACTGAGGCTGCTACCGGTGAATCAACTGAGCCAGCCAAGAATTTCATTAGGAAATTCCGGCTGCCAGAAATGGTTGACATCAGCGGAATATCAGCTGGCTATGAGAATGGTGTCTTGACAGTTGAAGTACCAAAATCTTTTGTGAGGAGGGGATTCTTTATTGAACCAGCTGATATGCCTGAAAGAATGCATGTTCTTGCAAGGGCAGCTTAA
- the LOC113707822 gene encoding uncharacterized protein, producing the protein MDVHLKNLFTRYQEQFGCGPGLGPGSGTCLLKVDGITPPFIKSLHRTAAALYRTDPWKWLRPEHLFGIKVGKDSDWSSRKQPFPCVQFIGGNGGDIGIYMFRAHDDAKKMTASRETIRVPNTELLRVTYELESIMFPSNKRMIKSLALEVSGTDRFPVIDVVRCTSSVELQFRNPTLEELKFAYAVLRAIPLVLPLLRQYYDAGPKWSRMMYFESFIETVDVQWPLEMARGNDLVAVTVSHPPGHRYEEQNSSTASSTPTKLSEPSKEETLVDMDSVGSFRLCMMCEKEISGEQSICCGRCGAIVYCSSLCQHQDWNVAHKDTCALYKAMMEREEELAMTIFMFNCSAEQPCKWLESLGVHQKGMWKRKCNCFSRWFYGLLPVEGDLRDSWGDLDDDQYPHDSPIDDYTRDGLSSIILLSGWSEYYNLRSLPFSSPVADILSHPLTVYYALTALSISSKNLLLKGKEVIVHYIGPKGELDWMPAFAEIGHLLNGLGSIQMFMIGPEVPTNLSGTTSGVSSRVRINFVRGIYQEEVAYLPSPQVILALNCELETNASWVGALDLINLREHPAFFSCQSEISSSSAKQVLRGAGLHISYPMTPNPFRSPVRNYGPSSNFPSYSNGFLLGVNT; encoded by the coding sequence ATGGATGTGCATTTGAAGAATTTGTTTACTAGATATCAAGAACAATTTGGGTGTGGCCCAGGACTTGGTCCTGGATCAGGAACTTGTTTGTTGAAGGTGGATGGCATTACTCCACCTTTTATTAAGTCTCTGCACAGAACCGCCGCTGCTTTGTACAGGACTGATCCATGGAAGTGGTTGCGCCCGGAGCATTTGTTTGGTATAAAGGTGGGGAAGGATTCAGACTGGTCTAGCAGAAAACAGCCATTTCCTTGTGTTCAGTTTATTGGTGGGAATGGTGGGGATATAGGGATTTACATGTTCAGGGCTCATGATGATGCAAAAAAAATGACTGCTTCTAGGGAGACTATTCGAGTTCCAAACACCGAGCTTTTGAGGGTGACTTATGAGCTGGAGTCAATCATGTTCCCTTCAAATAAGAGAATGATAAAGTCATTAGCTTTGGAGGTCTCGGGTACTGATCGATTTCCAGTTATTGACGTTGTTCGCTGCACATCATCTGTTGAACTTCAGTTCAGAAATCCTACTCTTGAAGAGCTTAAGTTTGCGTATGCTGTTTTAAGAGCCATTCCTTTAGTGCTTCCTCTCCTTAGGCAATATTATGATGCAGGACCAAAGTGGTCTCGAATGATGTACTTTGAATCATTTATTGAAACAGTTGATGTCCAATGGCCCCTGGAAATGGCAAGAGGGAATGATCTTGTTGCTGTTACGGTTTCACACCCTCCTGGCCACAGGTATGAGGAACAGAATAGCTCAACGGCCAGCTCAACTCCTACCAAGCTCTCAGAACCATCTAAGGAGGAGACTTTAGTTGATATGGACTCAGTGGGCAGCTTCAGACTGTGCATGATGTGTGAGAAAGAGATTAGTGGTGAGCAATCAATTTGTTGTGGCCGCTGTGGTGCAATAGTCTATTGTAGTTCTCTCTGCCAGCATCAAGACTGGAATGTTGCACATAAGGATACATGCGCTCTGTACAAGGCCATGATGGAAAGAGAAGAAGAGCTGGCCATGACAATTTTTATGTTCAATTGTTCGGCGGAACAACCATGTAAATGGCTTGAATCGTTGGGTGTACACCAGAAAGGCATGTGGAAAAGAAAGTGTAATTGCTTTTCCCGCTGGTTCTATGGCTTACTTCCTGTTGAAGGTGACCTTCGTGATTCATGGGGTGACCTGGACGACGATCAATATCCTCATGATTCACCCATTGATGATTATACAAGGGACGGTTTGTCAAGCATAATCCTCCTTTCTGGTTGGTCCGAGTATTACAACCTTCGGTCTTTGCCCTTTTCAAGCCCTGTTGCTGACATTCTCTCTCACCCATTGACAGTATACTACGCATTAACTGCTCTTAGTATCAGTTCCAAAAACCTTTTACTGAAAGGCAAAGAGGTGATTGTTCACTACATTGGACCTAAAGGGGAGTTGGATTGGATGCCAGCGTTTGCGGAGATCGGTCATCTGCTCAATGGTCTGGGCAGTATACAGATGTTTATGATTGGCCCTGAAGTACCAACAAATTTATCTGGGACAACATCTGGAGTAAGCAGCAGAGTCAGGATCAATTTTGTAAGAGGTATTTATCAAGAGGAAGTTGCTTACCTTCCTAGTCCGCAAGTTATCTTGGCTTTAAATTGTGAGTTGGAGACCAATGCAAGTTGGGTTGGAGCACTTGACTTGATAAATTTGAGGGAACATCCTGCCTTCTTCTCTTGTCAGTCTGAGATTTCAAGCTCAAGTGCCAAACAAGTTCTTCGTGGTGCAGGCTTGCATATTAGCTATCCTATGACACCAAATCCTTTCAGGTCTCCAGTTAGGAATTATGGGCCTTCTAGCAATTTTCCATCCTATAGCAATGGTTTTCTGCTAGGAGTAAATACCTGA
- the LOC113707818 gene encoding uncharacterized protein, whose translation MESRNHKQQSTSCPSPLPSSSSSLLKDISNYRTPKNVSKTPNVPFSPYPESNPKFFTVQKAATPVSSSSRRKTSVTTAKLKVARRLKAFELEQSKSARRNEISKEKSLKSLAKSLSVWLNFLFENPKSCGCDVSTFTGEFDPIGGDSGVAEKKEGLTKGKRETGPGNGVKVGIDGPWRGPKRQRDLTWREGSGNGERVSGCPDLTFSALQGSLREVCSFNDLKERMRAYLSLESCNEIFDMMTQVAKNIDEGRLKIRANCPIVTDFGMKERSMGILMSYNPVWLRIGLHIILGGDSLLPNAEVNSEEEMAFLRLVIEKQFLSHAELAKTFAYNKMVDGLYRPGYFEKLGNVILKRFLLLVLILDRAKSHSSLPTKYGIDGLDGGSPLLFSLKSNIKSSRQLITDFLSTDVMLGEGNLLAHLMIVGYKVTYQQSSLIEYSFRVKDLFEDLQDGIRLCRAIQLLQHDSSILLKLVVPSDTHKKSLSNCGIALQYLKQAGVPLSDEDGMLITDADIVNREKELVLSLLWNMFVHLQLPLLINKKVLAMEISKIRGVVTEHSNTCSTLDMLLNWIQAIGDSYDLKVENFSSLVDGRAMWCLLDYYFRKQHHSAFSSKDLGRTNETVSLVSANEYTDAVHNFILSQKLTSLLGNFPEVLQVSDILEHNGACNDRSVVILLVFLSFQLLVKRNKDQLNFHKLLGFYCQTPERKCSSTKYWFLHSPAVSNAKESLFSHGEDASRNFKAIMAWWQEMAQRNNKCNLKTATISPLWYLTSRRDSIIRRENAAKIIQSHFRRSVQFRRYMKIKKAACLLQTAIRAWLSIKSRLLIKQFGELNRHKSFLSTRMSSSNCDMYMTFMVDRHSFVQLKRSIVVIQHAIRARISRSRAQNMLCHNLSNAAIVIQKCFRGWKARSVYFCKRSSIQDEALTHFQEKELYNLHTHAAFTIQKAWRNFIVGNSLRKQHLAAIKIQSCFRRLMMRKHFLEQKSAVLKVQSIFQCLRCSRELQHYRKKCRAATTIQSHVQGWIARRRAYTLRSHALIIQSHFRGWLTRKELLFEKEATIKIQNAFRCMKQQKAYFCTRVAAVDIQRFVRGHVTRKRILGASFCRKVSNNGIRNFELKIITLSVLKLQRWWKDVLFKKLRTESAIIIQSYSRAWIARQRLARDRQRIVVIQSCWKGYLARKASRGQLLDLRLRVQKSAANIDDSMRLINRLVAALSELLSKRSISGILHTCATLDMATEHSQRCCEELVAAGAIGTLLKLIGSVSRSIPDQEVLKHALSTLRNLARYPHLTEVLIENDGCVKTILWEFIRNKEEGYFIASDLLKKICVTRKGVEAVDKQPALLKRLHNLVEDLAKKAGNEKRSNRDLVSREQIDRRLREAVELIALIRNGKTFRQ comes from the exons atggaatctAGAAATCATAAACAACAATCGACTTCATGCCCTTCGCCTTTAccatcctcttcttcttcactcCTCAAAGACATTTCAAATTACAGGACCCCTAAAAATGTCTCCAAAACTCCTAATGTCCCTTTTTCTCCGTATCCTGAATCCAATCCTAAATTTTTCACGGTCCAGAAAGCTGCTACCCCTGTTTCCTCTTCGTCTCGGAGGAAGACATCGGTTACCACGGCCAAGTTAAAGGTTGCCCGTAGATTGAAAGCTTTTGAACTCGAGCAATCCAAGTCAGCCAGGAGAAATGAGATTAGTAAAGAGAAGTCTTTGAAATCACTGGCAAAATCGCTTtcggtttggttgaactttctctTTGAGAACCCAAAATCTTGTGGATGCGACGTGTCGACGTTTACTGGGGAATTTGACCCCATTGGTGGGGATTCTGGGGTGGCAGAGAAGAAGGAGGGTTTGACCAAGGGGAAAAGAGAGACCGGGCCGGGCAATGGGGTTAAGGTTGGCATTGACGGGCCTTGGCGTGGGCCGAAGAGGCAAAGAGATCTAACGTGGAGAGAAGGTTCGGGGAATGGAGAGAGGGTCTCTGGGTGTCCAGATTTGACGTTTTCGGCACTGCAGGGTTCGTTGAGGGAGGTTTGCAGTTTTAATGACTTAAAGGAGAGAATGAGGGCTTACTTGAGCTTGGAAAGCTGTAATGAGATATTTGATATGATGACTCAAGTAGCAAAG AATATTGATGAGGGGCGATTGAAGATAAGGGCCAACTGCCCGATAGTGACAGATTTTGGGATGAAAGAGAGATCCATGGGAATCCTTATGAGTTACAACCCAGTATGGCTGCGAATAGGACTACACATTATTTTAGGAGGTGACTCGCTTTTGCCAAATGCAGAGGTTAATTCTGAGGAAGAAATGGCGTTCTTGAGGTTGGTAATTGAGAAGCAGTTCCTGTCACATGCTGAGCTTGCTAAGACCTTTGCTTATAACAAAATGGTTGATGGCCTATATAGGCCGGGTTACTTCGAGAAGCTCGGAAATGTTATTTTGAAGCGATTTTTGTTGCTTGTGCTCATACTTGACAGAGCCAAATCTCATAGCAGCCTACCCACTAAATATGGCATAGATGGATTGGATGGGGGTTCTCCCCTATTGTTCTCATTGAAATCCAATATTAAGTCAAGCCGTCAACTGATTACTG ATTTTTTATCAACGGATGTGATGCTTGGAGAAGGTAATCTTCTTGCACATCTAATGATTGTAGGGTATAAAGTGACTTACCAACAG AGTTCTTTGATTGAGTATAGCTTTAGAGTGAAGGATTTATTTGAAGATCTTCAAGATGGTATCCGGCTTTGCCGAGCCATTCAGCTATTGCAACACGATTCTTCCATTCTATTG AAATTAGTAGTCCCATCAGATACTCACAAAAAGAGTCTATCCAACTGTGGCATTGCTCTCCAATACTTGAAACAAGCTGGAGTGCCTCTTTCTGATGAAGACGGAATGTTGATTACCGATGCAGATATTGTTAACAGAGAAAAGGAGCTTGTACTTTCTTTGCTGTGGAACATGTTTGTTCACTTGCAG TTGCCCCTTCTAATCAACAAAAAGGTTTTAGCCATGGAGATATCCAAAATAAGAGGAGTTGTTACG GAACATTCAAACACTTGCTCTACATTGGACATGCTGCTTAACTGGATCCAG GCAATAGGTGATAGCTATGATTTGAAGGTTGAAAATTTCTCTTCACTGGTTGACGGAAGAGCCATGTGGTGCTTGTTGGATTATTATTTCCGCAAACAACACCATTCTGCCTTTTCCTCTAAG GATCTGGGTAGAACAAATGAAACAGTCTCTCTAGTGTCGGCAAATGAATACACAGATGCAGTGCACAACTTCATATTGTCTCAGAAATTGACATCACTATTGGGCAATTTTCCTGAG GTTTTGCAAGTCAGCGACATACTTGAACATAATGGTGCATGTAACGATCGTAGTGTAGTTATTCTGTTGGTGTTTCTGTCATTTCAACTGCTTGTGAAAAGAAACAAG GATCAGCTAAATTTTCATAAGTTGCTGGGTTTTTACTGTCAAACTCCAGAAAGGAAATGCTCAAGTACAAAGTATTGGTTTCTGCATTCTCCAGCTGTTTCAAATGCAAAAGAGAGTCTGTTCAGCCATGGTGAAG ATGCTTCGAGGAATTTCAAGGCCATAATGGCTTGGTGGCAAGAAATGGCTCAGAGGAACAACAAATGCAATTTAAAGACAGCTACCATAAGTCCACTGTGGTACTTGACTAGCAGAAGGGATAGCATTATCAGAAGAG aaaatgcagcaaaaataATACAGTCTCATTTCAGGCGATCAGTGCAATTTCGCAGAtatatgaaaattaaaaaagcAGCCTGCCTGTTGCAAACTGCTATACGTGCTTGGCTGAGCATAAAATCAAGATTGCTAATCAAGCAATTTGGTGAACTAAACCGTCATAAATCATTCCTTT CTACGAGGATGAGTTCTAGCAATTGTGATATGTACATGACCTTTATGGTTGACCGGCATAGCTTTGTCCAGTTGAAGAGATCAATTGTAGTCATCCAGCATGCTATACGAGCCCGGATTTCAAGAAGCCGTGCCCAAAATATGCTGTGTCACAATTTGTCAAATGCGGCCATTGTTATCCAGAAATGTTTTCGTGGATGGAAAGCTAGATCTGTGTATTTCTGCAAGCGTAGTAGTATTCAAGACGAAGCTCTCACCCATTTCCAAGAAAAGGAATTGTACAATCTTCATACACATGCTGCATTTACCATCCAAAAAGCTTGGAGAAATTTCATTGTTGGCAATTCTCTCAGAAAGCAGCACTTGGCTGCAATTAAAATCCAAAGCTGCTTTCGTAGGTTGATGATGAGAAAACATTTTTTAGAGCAAAAAAGCGCCGTACTAAAAGTTCAAAGCATTTTCCAATGCTTGAGATGTTCGAGGGAACTCCAGCACTACAGAAAGAAGTGTAGGGCAGCAACAACTATCCAGTCTCATGTTCAAGGATGGATTGCACGAAGAAGAGCATATACGCTGAGATCTCATGCCTTGATAATCCAA AGCCATTTCCGCGGGTGGTTAACGAGGAAGGAGCTGTTATTCGAGAAAGAGGCTACTATAAAGATTCAAAATGCCTTTCGGTGTATGAAACAACAGAAGGCATACTTCTGTACCAGAGTTGCTGCTGTAGATATCCAACGGTTTGTCAGGGGACACGTGACAAGGAAAAGGATTCTTG GTGCTTCTTTTTGCCGGAAGGTCTCAAACAATGGCATCAGAAACTTTGAACTGAAAATAATTACACTATCAGTTCTGAAGTTACAGAGGTGGTGGAAGGATGTTTTATTCAAGAAGCTGAGAACTGAGTCTGCAATTATTATCCAGTCCTATTCTCGGGCGTGGATTGCCCGTCAAAGACTCGCAAGAGACAGGCAACGAATTGTTGTCATCCAA TCATGCTGGAAAGGTTACCTTGCAAGAAAAGCTTCCAGAGGGCAGCTACTAGATTTACGTTTGAGAGTGCAGAAATCTGCTGCCAATATAGATGATAGCATGCGCCTAATAAACAGACTTGTTGCAGCTCTTTCTGAGCTCCTGAGTAAGAGAAGTATTAGCGGCATTCTCCATACATGTGCAACGCTTG ATATGGCTACAGAACATTCACAGAGATGTTGTGAAGAACTTGTTGCTGCAGGAGCTATCGGTACTTTGCTGAAGCTAATTGGCTCTGTCAGCAGGAGCATACCAGATCAAGAAGTTCTGAAGCATGCACTGTCTACTCTTAGAAACCTGGCTCGCTACCCTCACTTGACAGAAGTGCTTATCGAGAATGATGGATGTGTCAAGACAATTTTATGGGAGTTTATACG TAACAAAGAGGAGGGGTACTTTATTGCGTCTGACCTACTTAAGAAGATATGTGTAACCAGAAAAGGAGTAGAGGCTGTGGACAAGCAACCAGCTCTTTTGAAACGATTACACAACCTTGTGGAAGACCTTGCAAAGAAGGCTGGAAACGAGAAGAG GAGCAACCGGGACTTGGTATCCAGAGAACAGATTGATAGAAGATTAAGAGAAGCCGTTGAGCTCATTGCATTGATCAGAAATGGAAAGACCTTTCGTCAATGA